One Oryza glaberrima chromosome 11, OglaRS2, whole genome shotgun sequence genomic region harbors:
- the LOC127753986 gene encoding non-specific lipid-transfer protein 1-like, which produces MAALNGKVVVAVMVVAMVVAAPGASAAITCGQVGSAIAPCISYVTGRGGLTQGCCNGVKGLNNAARTTADRQAACRCLKTLAGTIKSLNLGAAAGIPGKCGVNVGFPISLSTDCSKVS; this is translated from the exons ATGGCGGCTTTGAACGgtaaggtggtggtggcggtgatggtggtggcgatggtggtggcggcgccgggggcgtcggcggcgatcaCGTGCGGGCAGGTGGGGTCGGCGATCGCGCCGTGCATCTCTTACGTGACGGGGAGGGGTGGCCTCACCCAGGGATGCTGCAACGGCGTCAAGGGGCTGAACAACGCCGCCCGCACCACCGCCGACCGCCAGGCCGCCTGCCGCTGCCTCAAGACCCTCGCCGGCACCATCAAGTCTCTcaacctcggcgccgccgccggcatccccGGCAAGTGCGGCGTCAACGTCGGCTTCCCCATCAGCCTCTCCACTGACTGCAGCAA GGTCAGCTAG
- the LOC127755078 gene encoding RING-H2 finger protein ATL74-like: MRRLGDVVEAPALVLTPASMQQAGGRGSSGALDASMVVILAALLCVVICALGLTSLIRCALHCARGLSPTTATLTPSVSTAATAGLKKTELRRIPVEVYGAKQAGVPDGECAICLGDFADGDKVRVLPRCHHGFHVRCIDTWLAAHTSCPTCRDSILSVHGVVAGGQT; this comes from the coding sequence ATGCGGCGGCTGGGTGACGTCGTGGAGGCGCCGGCGCTGGTGCTGACGCCGGCCTCCATGCAGCAGGCCGGCGGGAGGGGGAGCTCCGGCGCCTTGGACGCCAGCATGGTCGTCATCCTCGCCGCGCTGCTCTGCGTCGTCATCTGCGCCCTCGGCCTCACCTCCCTCATCCGCTGCGCGCTCCACTGCGCCCGCGGCCTCTCCCCCACCACGGCGACGCTGACGCCGTCGGTGTCGACAGCTGCGACGGCCGGGCTGAAGAAGACGGAGCTGAGGAGGATTCCGGTGGAGGTGTACGGCGCCAAGCAGGCCGGCGTCCCCGACGGCGAGTGCGCCATCTGCCTGGGCGACTTCGCCGACGGCGACAAGGTGCGCGTGCTCCCGAGGTGCCACCACGGCTTCCACGTCCGCTGCATCGACACGTGGCTCGCCGCGCACACGTCCTGCCCTACTTGCCGGGACTCCATTCTCTCCGTCCATggagtcgtcgccggcggccaaacATAG
- the LOC127753906 gene encoding non-specific lipid-transfer protein 1-like: MARAQLVLVAVVAALLLAAPHAAVAITCGQVNSAVGPCLTYARGGAGPSAACCSGVRSLKAAASSTADRRTACNCLKNAARGIKGLNAGNAASIPSKCGVSVPYTISASIDCSRVS, translated from the exons ATGGCCCGTGCACAGTTGGTGTTGGTCGCCGTTGTGGCAGCtctgctcctcgccgccccgcacgccgccgtggcCATCACCTGCGGCCAGGTCAACTCCGCCGTTGGGCCCTGCCTCACctacgcccgcggcggcgccggcccgtCGGCGGCCTGCTGCAGCGGCGTGAGGAGCCTCAAGGCCGCAGCCAGCAGCACCGCTGACAGGCGCACCGCGTGCAACTGCCTCAAGAACGCGGCCCGCGGCATCAAGGGGCTCAACGCCGGCAACGCCGCCAGCATCCCCTCTAAGTGCGGCGTCAGCGTCCCCTACACCATCAGCGCTTCCATCGACTGCTCCAG GGTGAGCTGA
- the LOC127753959 gene encoding non-specific lipid-transfer protein 1-like — MAAVNCKVVVAVIVVAMVVAAPGASAAITCGQVGSAIAPCISYVTGRSGLTQGCCNGVKGLNNAARTTADRQAACRCLKSLAGSIKSLNLGTVAGVPGKCGVNVGFPISLSTDCNKVS, encoded by the exons ATGGCTGCAGTTAACTGCAAGGTGGTGGTCGCCGTGATTGTGGTGGCGATGGTGGTTGCGGCGCcgggggcgtcggcggcgataACGTGCGGGCAGGTGGGATCGGCGATCGCGCCGTGCATCTCGTACGTGACGGGGAGGAGCGGCCTCACGCAGGGATGCTGCAACGGAGTGAAGGGGCTGAACAACGCCGCCCGCACCACCGCCGACCGCCAGGCGGCCTGCCGCTGCCTCAAGAGCCTCGCCGGCAGCATCAAGTCGCTCAACCTCggcaccgtcgccggcgtccccgGCAAGTGCGGCGTCAACGTCGGCTTCCCCATCAGCCTCTCCACCGACTGCAACAA GGTCAGCTAG